One window of Cellulomonas shaoxiangyii genomic DNA carries:
- a CDS encoding ABC transporter ATP-binding protein — translation MTAATPPPLSPPPGSADRLPTAAPAPAPTTLPAGPVTSAWAGDVPRLAARGLIKRFGETTALAGVEVEIPDGASLAVMGPSGSGKSTLLHCLAGIYQPDAGVVALRGREVQGLSEKERSLLRRSQYGFVFQFGQLLSELTALENVALPAMLTGASRVEAETAAQQWLAALGLAGTEGRRPGELSGGQAQRVAVARALTTRPDVVFADEPTGSLDRSTGHDVMRVLVESTRAVGASLVVVTHDAQVAAWCDARIDMLDGRVVPAGTTTGGGVGPRTGELEAIRAAAVPR, via the coding sequence ATGACCGCAGCGACCCCGCCTCCCCTCTCCCCGCCGCCTGGCAGCGCCGACCGACTCCCGACGGCGGCACCGGCCCCCGCGCCCACCACGCTGCCCGCCGGCCCCGTGACGTCCGCGTGGGCCGGCGACGTCCCACGCCTGGCGGCGCGCGGCCTCATCAAGCGGTTCGGGGAGACGACCGCGCTCGCGGGCGTCGAGGTCGAGATCCCCGATGGCGCCTCGCTCGCGGTGATGGGCCCGTCGGGCTCCGGCAAGTCCACGCTGCTGCACTGCCTGGCAGGCATATACCAGCCGGATGCGGGCGTCGTGGCGCTGCGCGGCCGGGAGGTCCAGGGCCTGTCGGAGAAGGAGCGCTCGCTGCTGCGCCGCAGCCAGTACGGCTTCGTGTTCCAGTTCGGGCAGCTGCTCTCGGAGCTGACGGCGCTCGAGAACGTGGCGCTGCCGGCGATGCTCACCGGGGCCTCGCGCGTCGAGGCCGAGACGGCGGCCCAGCAGTGGCTCGCGGCGCTCGGCCTGGCCGGCACCGAGGGACGCCGCCCGGGTGAGCTCTCCGGCGGGCAGGCGCAGCGCGTCGCCGTCGCGCGGGCCCTCACCACGCGGCCGGACGTCGTGTTCGCCGACGAGCCGACCGGCTCGCTCGACCGCAGCACGGGCCACGACGTCATGCGCGTGCTGGTCGAGAGCACGCGGGCGGTCGGGGCGTCGCTCGTCGTCGTGACGCACGACGCGCAGGTGGCCGCGTGGTGCGACGCGCGCATCGACATGCTGGACGGGCGCGTCGTGCCGGCCGGCACCACGACCGGCGGCGGCGTCGGCCCCCGCACGGGCGAGCTCGAGGCCATCCGCGCCGCGGCGGTGCCGCGATGA
- a CDS encoding FtsX-like permease family protein: protein MSRPALNPVLALAPRLQRAGGRDGRTTTLLAVTAFAAATALALSVLGGLLGFMERAAHPVDDYQREYGSFYVTLAVTAAILLVVPVVTLAGAAARLGVSRRDARLASLRLLGATPREVVALTVVETALQGLVGAVVGSAAYGVLLLVWSQVPFQGRPFTVGELWVGVPALLLTWLAVPVVAAVSGMVSLRRVVVSPLGVAQRMQRPGMRAVRLLVTLAGLGVFMALSALGGALGAALVAFLLGGLLLAFATMNAVGPWLVGRIGRIQLKRARTPAQLLAARRLLDDPRAVWRVVGGLGLASFVAGCLAVVPVLTAGAGDDPDMVMQMGDILTGALLTLGIAFLLAAASAGIAQAAQILDRRREYALATLAGVPADLFDQVRRREVLVPVVYVSVGSAVAALVMFFPVFGYAAVTAPQGLLLLLGSLAAGCALVLGATESARPLLRRVLADTVVRAD from the coding sequence ATGAGCCGTCCCGCACTCAACCCCGTCCTCGCGCTCGCGCCGCGCCTGCAGCGCGCGGGCGGCCGCGACGGGCGCACGACCACGCTGCTGGCAGTCACCGCGTTCGCGGCCGCCACGGCGCTCGCACTGAGCGTCCTCGGCGGTCTGCTCGGCTTCATGGAGCGCGCGGCGCACCCGGTCGACGACTACCAGCGCGAGTACGGCTCGTTCTACGTCACGCTCGCGGTCACGGCCGCGATCCTGCTGGTGGTGCCGGTCGTCACGCTGGCAGGCGCCGCAGCCAGGCTCGGCGTCTCCCGCCGGGACGCGCGCCTGGCGAGCCTGCGCCTGCTCGGGGCGACGCCGCGCGAGGTCGTCGCGCTGACGGTCGTCGAGACGGCGCTCCAGGGGCTCGTGGGTGCCGTCGTCGGGTCAGCGGCCTACGGCGTGCTGCTGCTCGTGTGGTCGCAGGTGCCCTTCCAGGGGCGGCCGTTCACGGTCGGTGAGCTGTGGGTGGGCGTGCCGGCCCTGCTGCTGACGTGGCTCGCCGTGCCGGTCGTCGCCGCGGTGAGCGGCATGGTCTCGCTGCGGCGGGTGGTCGTGTCGCCGCTCGGCGTCGCGCAGCGCATGCAGCGCCCGGGCATGCGTGCCGTGCGACTGCTCGTGACGCTCGCCGGCCTCGGCGTGTTCATGGCGCTGTCCGCGCTCGGCGGCGCGCTGGGCGCCGCGCTCGTGGCGTTCCTGCTCGGCGGGCTGCTGCTCGCGTTCGCGACGATGAACGCGGTCGGCCCCTGGCTCGTGGGGCGCATCGGGCGCATCCAGCTGAAGCGCGCGCGGACCCCGGCGCAGCTGCTCGCCGCGCGGCGGCTGCTGGACGACCCGCGCGCCGTGTGGCGCGTCGTCGGCGGGCTGGGCCTCGCGTCCTTCGTGGCGGGCTGCCTCGCGGTCGTGCCCGTCCTCACGGCGGGCGCGGGCGACGACCCCGACATGGTCATGCAGATGGGCGACATCCTCACCGGTGCGCTGCTCACGCTGGGCATCGCGTTCCTCCTGGCGGCCGCGTCCGCGGGCATCGCCCAGGCGGCGCAGATCCTCGACCGCCGGCGCGAGTACGCCCTGGCCACGCTCGCGGGTGTGCCCGCCGACCTGTTCGACCAGGTGCGGCGGCGCGAGGTGCTCGTGCCGGTCGTCTACGTATCGGTCGGGTCGGCCGTCGCGGCGCTGGTCATGTTCTTCCCCGTCTTCGGGTACGCGGCCGTCACCGCGCCGCAGGGGCTGCTCCTGCTGCTCGGCAGCCTGGCGGCCGGCTGCGCGCTCGTGCTGGGCGCCACGGAGTCGGCGCGGCCGCTGCTGCGCCGCGTGCTCGCGGACACGGTGGTGCGCGCGGACTGA
- a CDS encoding DNA polymerase III subunit gamma and tau produces MTTALYRRYRPESFAEVIGQDHVTAPLRQALRSGQTNHAYLFSGPRGCGKTTSARILARCLNCAEGPTDTPCGVCPSCVELARGGPGSLDVVEIDAASHGGVDDARELRERATFAPARDRYKIFILDEAHMVSPQGFNALLKIVEEPPPHVKFVFATTEPDKVIGTIRSRTHHYPFRLVPPDVLLPYLEQLCATEGVPVGAGVLSLVVRAGSGSVRDTLSVLDQLIAGSGEQGIDYEGAVALLGYTHGSLLDDLVDAVAARDGASAFRVVERVIATGHEPRRFVEDLLERLRDLIVIAASGDAAGAVLRDLPSDQMERMRAQATHLGMSELSRSADLANTALTEMVGATSPRLHLELLMARLLLPATDDSRAGLGARIDRLERGLPAGPAAAPQATGPATAPGQAPAPARSAGAPRTAQPASVPAAAPPAATATDRPGAADTGDAARAAGRGTADRVPERAADAADARPAVAPEPTRPDPVERPVPEGSGREARTEAGPVPTDHATASREPEPEPEPEPVPPAGPTGAAADAPRSAEERPAPEPAQASEQAQAPQPAQASEQAQAPQPAQAPQPAQAPQPAPAPAATTAPPATPPPTAAPPAPGSVATAADTEMLRRRWPDVLTTLRRLRVPSWALVNQHAQVLELDATTLRLGFLQPGLVTTFKNSGHGEVVARALHETLGVRVRVEAALTEPGGGPVRPAAPTAAPGAPEAPVAMSRERAAASWDLPATPAPAAPAPAGDGPRDARSRADATVPAGDRDAERPGAPAPDAAGYGGADEAAEPAGRPTSRPDATGDAAGRSAAGPADDIPLGPEPEDPWATPPDDGAPARRPSAPTRPAGAAPVSARERGVAAARAAQSQARTAEPDEPSPDDPTIASSGLVGAPLVMQVLGGRVIDEQVDGP; encoded by the coding sequence GTGACGACAGCCCTGTACCGGCGCTACCGGCCCGAGTCCTTCGCGGAGGTCATCGGGCAGGACCACGTCACGGCGCCGCTGCGGCAGGCCCTGCGCTCGGGCCAGACCAACCACGCCTACCTGTTCTCCGGCCCCCGCGGGTGCGGCAAGACGACGAGCGCGCGCATCCTCGCGCGCTGCCTCAACTGCGCCGAGGGGCCGACCGACACCCCGTGCGGCGTGTGCCCGTCGTGCGTCGAGCTCGCGCGCGGTGGGCCCGGGAGCCTCGACGTCGTCGAGATCGACGCGGCCAGCCACGGCGGCGTCGACGACGCCCGCGAGCTGCGCGAGCGCGCCACGTTCGCGCCCGCGCGCGACCGGTACAAGATCTTCATCCTCGACGAGGCGCACATGGTCTCGCCGCAGGGCTTCAACGCGCTGCTGAAGATCGTCGAGGAGCCGCCGCCGCACGTGAAGTTCGTCTTCGCGACGACGGAGCCCGACAAGGTCATCGGCACCATCCGGTCGCGCACGCACCACTACCCGTTCCGGCTCGTCCCGCCCGACGTGCTCCTGCCGTACCTCGAGCAGCTCTGCGCCACCGAGGGCGTCCCCGTGGGCGCGGGCGTGCTGTCGCTCGTCGTGCGGGCCGGGTCGGGGTCGGTCCGCGACACGCTGTCGGTGCTCGACCAGCTCATCGCCGGCTCGGGCGAGCAGGGCATCGACTACGAGGGCGCCGTGGCGCTGCTCGGGTACACGCACGGCTCGCTGCTCGACGACCTGGTCGACGCGGTCGCCGCGCGCGACGGGGCGTCGGCCTTCCGGGTCGTCGAGCGCGTCATCGCGACGGGGCACGAGCCGCGGCGGTTCGTCGAGGACCTGCTCGAGCGGCTGCGCGACCTCATCGTCATCGCCGCCTCGGGCGACGCCGCCGGCGCGGTGCTGCGCGACCTGCCGTCGGACCAGATGGAGCGGATGCGCGCGCAGGCCACGCACCTCGGCATGTCCGAGCTGTCGCGGTCGGCCGACCTCGCGAACACCGCGCTCACGGAGATGGTGGGCGCCACGTCGCCGCGCCTGCACCTCGAGCTGCTCATGGCGCGGCTCCTCCTGCCGGCGACGGACGACTCGCGTGCGGGCCTCGGCGCGCGCATCGACCGGCTCGAGCGCGGGCTGCCCGCCGGCCCCGCGGCGGCACCGCAGGCCACCGGGCCCGCCACGGCTCCCGGTCAGGCGCCCGCGCCGGCCCGGTCCGCCGGTGCCCCGCGGACCGCCCAGCCCGCCTCCGTGCCCGCAGCCGCGCCTCCCGCGGCCACCGCCACCGACCGCCCGGGCGCCGCCGACACGGGCGATGCCGCGCGTGCCGCCGGCCGGGGCACCGCCGACCGTGTCCCGGAGCGGGCGGCCGACGCTGCGGACGCGCGTCCCGCGGTCGCTCCCGAGCCGACCCGACCCGACCCGGTGGAACGGCCCGTGCCCGAGGGCTCCGGACGTGAGGCGCGCACGGAGGCAGGACCCGTCCCCACCGACCACGCGACCGCCTCGCGTGAGCCCGAGCCCGAGCCCGAGCCCGAGCCCGTCCCGCCCGCCGGCCCGACCGGCGCGGCCGCGGACGCGCCGCGGTCCGCCGAGGAGCGCCCGGCACCCGAACCGGCACAGGCATCGGAACAGGCACAGGCACCGCAACCGGCACAGGCATCGGAACAGGCACAGGCACCGCAACCGGCACAGGCACCGCAACCGGCACAGGCGCCCCAACCGGCACCGGCTCCGGCGGCCACCACCGCCCCGCCGGCGACCCCCCCACCGACTGCCGCGCCCCCGGCCCCCGGCAGCGTCGCGACCGCCGCGGACACCGAGATGCTGCGCCGTCGCTGGCCCGACGTGCTGACGACGTTGCGCCGCCTGCGGGTGCCGTCGTGGGCGCTCGTCAACCAGCACGCCCAGGTGCTGGAGCTCGACGCGACGACGCTGCGCCTCGGCTTCCTGCAGCCCGGTCTCGTGACGACGTTCAAGAACAGCGGCCACGGTGAGGTCGTCGCACGCGCGCTGCACGAGACGCTCGGCGTCCGGGTGCGCGTCGAGGCCGCGCTCACGGAGCCCGGCGGTGGGCCGGTGCGCCCCGCCGCCCCGACAGCCGCGCCCGGCGCGCCGGAGGCACCCGTCGCGATGTCGCGCGAGCGGGCCGCCGCGTCGTGGGACCTGCCCGCGACCCCCGCGCCGGCGGCGCCCGCACCGGCCGGCGACGGCCCGCGCGACGCGCGCTCCCGCGCCGACGCGACAGTCCCGGCGGGGGACCGGGACGCCGAGCGGCCCGGCGCGCCGGCCCCGGACGCGGCCGGGTACGGCGGTGCGGACGAGGCGGCCGAGCCCGCGGGTCGTCCGACGTCCCGGCCCGACGCGACCGGTGACGCGGCCGGACGCTCCGCCGCCGGGCCTGCCGACGACATCCCGCTCGGGCCGGAGCCCGAGGACCCCTGGGCGACGCCGCCCGACGACGGGGCGCCGGCGCGGCGCCCGTCCGCGCCCACGCGCCCGGCCGGCGCCGCGCCCGTGTCCGCACGCGAACGCGGCGTGGCCGCCGCCCGGGCGGCACAGAGCCAGGCGCGGACCGCCGAGCCCGACGAGCCGAGCCCCGACGACCCGACGATCGCCTCGTCCGGGCTCGTCGGCGCACCGCTCGTCATGCAGGTGCTCGGCGGCCGGGTCATCGACGAGCAGGTCGACGGGCCGTGA
- a CDS encoding VOC family protein, which translates to MHASSMTVSLNVADVEASARFATEHLGFVRGMAADGFVALEHPAAHAHVALLRTGLSSFRPASHAGAAGQGLLLAFVVEDLDAEFARIAAAGAQVVTPPETEPWGERYCQFADPNGIVWQLVQWV; encoded by the coding sequence GTGCACGCCAGCTCCATGACCGTGTCCCTCAACGTGGCGGACGTCGAGGCGTCCGCCCGCTTCGCCACCGAGCACCTGGGCTTCGTCCGCGGCATGGCCGCGGACGGGTTCGTCGCGCTCGAGCACCCGGCCGCGCACGCCCACGTGGCGCTGCTGCGGACCGGGTTGTCGTCGTTCCGCCCCGCGTCGCACGCCGGTGCCGCGGGCCAGGGCCTCCTGCTCGCCTTCGTGGTGGAGGACCTCGACGCCGAGTTCGCGCGCATCGCGGCGGCCGGTGCGCAGGTCGTCACCCCGCCCGAGACGGAGCCGTGGGGCGAGCGGTACTGCCAGTTCGCCGACCCGAACGGCATCGTCTGGCAGCTCGTCCAGTGGGTGTGA
- a CDS encoding TetR/AcrR family transcriptional regulator C-terminal domain-containing protein, with product MPRDLIDLLWRDHPDAPQGGSRGPRARVSTSEAVRAAVALADADGLAAVTVRRLAGGLGVSAMALYTHVGSRDDLLVLMADAVHATAPRPPYADEDWRARVRAVAEANLALLTAHAWLLDVADQRTALGPGTIAKYDHELHALDSLALPDVDRDAALTFVLDFVRGAARARRPDPHGAAMAADWATWGPRLAAYLGDAHPLAQRVGAAAGAEQGAAYSPDHAWRFGLDRVLDALDRLAPGA from the coding sequence ATGCCGCGCGACCTGATCGACCTGCTCTGGCGGGACCACCCGGACGCCCCGCAGGGCGGTTCCCGCGGTCCGCGCGCACGCGTGAGCACGTCCGAGGCGGTCCGCGCCGCGGTCGCGCTCGCCGACGCCGACGGCCTCGCGGCGGTCACCGTGCGCAGGCTCGCGGGCGGCCTCGGCGTGTCCGCGATGGCGCTCTACACGCACGTCGGCAGCCGCGACGACCTGCTCGTCCTCATGGCCGACGCCGTCCACGCGACCGCGCCGCGCCCGCCGTACGCCGACGAGGACTGGCGCGCCCGCGTGCGCGCGGTCGCCGAGGCGAACCTCGCCCTGCTGACCGCGCACGCCTGGCTGCTCGACGTCGCCGACCAGCGCACCGCGCTCGGGCCCGGGACCATCGCGAAGTACGACCACGAGCTGCACGCCCTCGACTCCCTCGCCCTGCCCGACGTCGACCGCGACGCCGCGCTCACGTTCGTCCTCGACTTCGTCCGCGGCGCCGCGCGCGCCCGCCGGCCGGACCCGCACGGGGCCGCGATGGCCGCGGACTGGGCGACGTGGGGCCCGCGGCTGGCGGCGTACCTCGGCGACGCGCACCCGCTCGCGCAGCGCGTCGGTGCGGCCGCCGGCGCGGAGCAGGGGGCGGCGTACAGCCCCGACCACGCGTGGCGGTTCGGGCTCGACCGCGTGCTGGACGCGCTCGACCGGCTCGCGCCCGGAGCCTGA
- the recR gene encoding recombination mediator RecR yields MYEGAIQDLVDELGRLPGVGPKSAQRIAFHILAADPADVRRLADALSEVKARVRFCEVCGNVAQEPRCRICRDPRRSPAVVCVVEEPKDVVAIERTREFRGTYHVLGGAINPIAGVGPDDLRIAQLMTRLADGTVTEVILATDPNVEGEATSTYLARLLVPMGLTVSRLASGLPVGGDLEYADEVTLGRAFEGRRRLSA; encoded by the coding sequence GTGTATGAGGGCGCGATCCAGGACCTGGTCGACGAGCTCGGGCGGCTGCCCGGCGTCGGTCCCAAGAGCGCCCAGCGCATCGCGTTCCACATCCTCGCGGCCGACCCCGCGGACGTGCGCCGGCTGGCGGACGCCCTGAGCGAGGTGAAGGCGCGCGTCCGATTCTGCGAGGTCTGCGGCAACGTCGCACAGGAGCCGCGGTGCCGCATCTGCCGCGACCCGCGCCGCTCGCCGGCGGTCGTCTGCGTCGTCGAGGAGCCCAAGGACGTGGTCGCGATCGAGCGCACGCGCGAGTTCCGCGGCACGTACCACGTGCTCGGCGGGGCCATCAACCCGATCGCGGGCGTCGGCCCGGACGACCTGCGGATCGCCCAGCTCATGACGCGCCTGGCCGACGGCACCGTCACGGAGGTCATCCTCGCCACCGACCCGAACGTCGAGGGCGAGGCGACGTCGACCTACCTGGCGCGGCTGCTCGTGCCGATGGGCCTGACGGTGAGCCGGCTCGCGTCCGGTCTGCCGGTGGGCGGGGACCTCGAGTACGCGGACGAGGTCACCCTGGGCCGGGCGTTCGAGGGCCGGCGACGGCTCAGCGCATGA
- a CDS encoding DUF5063 domain-containing protein — protein sequence MTDDERTQDRVEDERLLADADLREIGETVADEARSFLATVTEVAAGSAPEASMPLLLLAVSDLLAAGARLGATTDVVPPSRFEPDVGPDPDVEPLRVNLANLFDGIDEYVEVIDPILGPQVEEATISGDLVAIVGALTQGLAHHDRGHVIEALWWWQFSYLSDWGERAASTLRALQTIIAHVRLDVDDDVATEAEYDALQP from the coding sequence ATGACGGACGACGAGCGCACGCAGGACCGCGTCGAGGACGAGCGGTTGCTGGCCGATGCGGACCTGCGGGAGATCGGCGAGACGGTCGCGGACGAGGCGCGCAGCTTCCTGGCCACGGTGACCGAGGTCGCCGCCGGCTCCGCCCCCGAGGCGTCGATGCCGTTGCTGCTGCTCGCGGTGTCCGACCTGCTCGCCGCCGGCGCGCGGCTCGGCGCGACGACCGACGTGGTGCCGCCGTCCCGCTTCGAGCCGGACGTCGGCCCCGACCCGGACGTCGAGCCGTTGCGCGTGAACCTGGCGAACCTCTTCGACGGCATCGACGAGTACGTCGAGGTCATCGACCCGATCCTCGGCCCGCAGGTCGAGGAGGCGACGATCTCCGGCGACCTCGTCGCCATCGTCGGGGCGCTCACGCAGGGCCTGGCCCACCACGACCGGGGGCACGTGATCGAGGCGCTGTGGTGGTGGCAGTTCAGCTACCTGTCCGACTGGGGCGAGCGCGCCGCGAGCACGCTGCGCGCGCTGCAGACGATCATCGCCCACGTCCGTCTGGACGTGGACGACGACGTCGCGACCGAGGCGGAGTACGACGCCCTCCAGCCCTGA
- a CDS encoding ABC transporter permease subunit: MSGVDGRSGGGVGTGDVMTVDQPARPAAGAGGGAWSLTWHGVRTVAALELRQRVRSSRWKTALVVWVVAVGAITLLSSGALTALSSGDGGPSRGPLLFAIVSALVLGLGLLVTPTLTSTAVNGDRGAGTLATLQVTLLSAAEIALGKLLAAWAAALAFLVTSVPFLVIALALGDVPVAALPRVLAVVAVVLAAVCGIGLGWSTVAARPAGSTVLTFLTVAALAVFTPVFFGIAFASTSVTETVTVHGVSPAQWQELDEEELAAGTPDDLECTTYTEEREVVHTERIWWLLALNPFVVLADGAGTSPGEIDGDDLRVDPLGQIGAGVRSLRTGPPEVADECSGWFAGTAGLTSSDVPEPEPGAAVWPWGLGAHVLLGTLGLVVAVRRLQIPQRTLPRGTRVA, translated from the coding sequence GTGAGCGGCGTGGACGGGCGGAGCGGTGGCGGCGTGGGGACGGGAGACGTCATGACGGTGGACCAGCCGGCGCGTCCGGCGGCCGGGGCCGGCGGCGGTGCGTGGTCGCTCACGTGGCACGGCGTGCGGACGGTGGCGGCGCTCGAGCTGCGCCAGCGTGTGCGCTCGTCCCGCTGGAAGACGGCGCTCGTCGTGTGGGTCGTCGCGGTCGGCGCGATCACGCTGCTGTCGTCCGGGGCGCTGACGGCGCTCAGCTCGGGCGACGGCGGGCCGTCCCGGGGGCCGCTGCTCTTCGCGATCGTCTCGGCCCTCGTGCTCGGGCTGGGGCTGCTGGTGACCCCGACGCTCACGTCGACCGCCGTCAACGGGGACCGCGGCGCGGGCACGCTGGCCACCCTGCAGGTGACCCTGCTGTCGGCCGCCGAGATCGCGCTCGGCAAGCTGCTCGCCGCGTGGGCGGCGGCGCTGGCGTTCCTGGTGACGAGCGTGCCGTTCCTCGTCATCGCGCTGGCGCTCGGCGACGTGCCCGTGGCGGCGCTGCCCCGCGTGCTCGCCGTCGTCGCGGTCGTGCTCGCCGCCGTCTGCGGGATCGGTCTCGGCTGGTCCACGGTCGCCGCGCGACCCGCCGGGTCCACGGTGCTGACCTTCCTCACCGTCGCCGCACTGGCCGTCTTCACGCCCGTCTTCTTCGGGATCGCGTTCGCCTCGACGAGCGTGACCGAGACCGTCACCGTGCACGGCGTCAGCCCCGCGCAGTGGCAGGAGCTGGACGAGGAGGAGCTCGCGGCGGGCACGCCCGACGACCTGGAGTGCACCACCTACACCGAGGAGCGGGAGGTCGTGCACACCGAGCGCATCTGGTGGCTGCTCGCGCTCAACCCCTTCGTCGTCCTCGCCGACGGCGCGGGCACGTCCCCGGGCGAGATCGACGGCGACGACCTGCGCGTCGACCCGCTCGGTCAGATCGGTGCCGGCGTCCGCAGCCTGCGCACCGGCCCGCCCGAGGTGGCCGACGAGTGCAGCGGCTGGTTCGCCGGCACGGCGGGGCTCACATCGAGCGACGTGCCCGAGCCGGAGCCCGGCGCCGCGGTATGGCCGTGGGGCCTGGGCGCGCACGTGCTGCTGGGCACCCTCGGCCTCGTCGTCGCCGTCCGCCGCCTGCAGATCCCGCAGCGCACGCTCCCCCGCGGCACCCGCGTCGCCTGA
- a CDS encoding ABC transporter ATP-binding protein — protein sequence MPDDPRAPDVPPGGTGPAPAPTPGIDVRGLRRAFGSVQALDGVDLVARAGAVTALVGPNGSGKTTLLLVLAGLLVPDTGEVRIAGVDPVTQSRAARAVTGWMPDAFGTWDSLTAREVLTTFAQAYRVPPAAITGRVEELLATVHLSEYADRPAAVLSRGQKQRLGLARALVHDPQVLLLDEPASGLDPRSRVDLRVLLRRLADQGRTVLVSSHVLSELEEMADDAVFLSRGRTVAGHVADGAAAARRTWRLRALDRAPLVAWLDASGTVWRADDDGGALVELDGDAAAAALVRDAVTAGVPVVQVTPAGGALEQAYLALDEERR from the coding sequence ATGCCCGACGACCCCCGCGCACCCGACGTCCCGCCCGGCGGCACCGGCCCGGCGCCCGCCCCGACGCCCGGCATCGACGTGCGCGGCCTGCGCCGCGCCTTCGGTTCCGTGCAGGCCCTCGACGGCGTCGACCTCGTCGCCCGTGCCGGCGCCGTCACCGCGCTCGTCGGGCCCAACGGCTCCGGCAAGACGACGCTGCTGCTGGTGCTCGCCGGGCTGCTCGTGCCGGACACCGGCGAGGTGCGGATCGCGGGCGTCGACCCGGTGACGCAGTCCCGCGCCGCCCGGGCCGTCACGGGGTGGATGCCCGACGCGTTCGGCACGTGGGACTCCCTGACCGCCCGCGAGGTGCTCACGACGTTCGCGCAGGCGTACCGCGTCCCCCCGGCGGCGATCACGGGCCGCGTCGAGGAGCTGCTCGCGACCGTGCACCTGTCCGAGTACGCGGACCGTCCCGCCGCCGTCCTGTCCCGCGGGCAGAAGCAGCGGCTCGGCCTGGCGCGCGCGCTCGTGCACGACCCGCAGGTCCTGCTGCTCGACGAGCCGGCGAGCGGCCTCGACCCGCGGTCCCGCGTCGACCTGCGCGTCCTGCTGCGCCGGCTCGCCGACCAGGGCCGCACGGTGCTCGTCTCCAGCCACGTGCTCTCGGAGCTGGAGGAGATGGCCGACGACGCCGTGTTCCTCTCGCGCGGGCGCACGGTCGCCGGGCACGTCGCCGACGGTGCGGCGGCCGCGCGGCGGACGTGGCGGCTCCGGGCGCTCGACCGCGCACCGCTGGTCGCGTGGCTCGACGCCTCGGGGACCGTCTGGCGCGCCGACGACGACGGCGGGGCGCTGGTCGAGCTCGACGGCGACGCGGCCGCGGCCGCGCTCGTGCGGGACGCGGTGACGGCCGGCGTGCCGGTCGTGCAGGTCACCCCCGCCGGCGGCGCGCTCGAGCAGGCGTACCTGGCCCTCGACGAGGAGCGACGGTGA
- a CDS encoding cellulose binding domain-containing protein, producing the protein MTSTRLTARTRALVAVLAGSVLTAAGLTTAAQHGSALGLTVERCSAAFTTYAWAGGFVTHVRVTTPQALSGGWVVEWMDVVPGTRPTQAWNATVTATPRQGTSYSGSEYTARYLAWNGSVPAGGAVEFGFQGTTSAAPRDPMGVRLNGEPCTGYVTPTEGWGGPPPSPTPTPTRTWNPTPPPTPTPTPSPTVLPTTTPAPTP; encoded by the coding sequence ATGACCAGCACCCGTCTCACCGCACGCACCCGCGCGCTCGTCGCCGTGCTCGCCGGGTCCGTCCTGACCGCGGCGGGGCTCACGACGGCCGCCCAGCACGGCAGCGCGCTGGGGCTGACCGTCGAGCGGTGCAGCGCCGCCTTCACGACGTACGCCTGGGCAGGCGGCTTCGTCACCCACGTCCGCGTCACCACGCCACAGGCGCTGTCCGGCGGCTGGGTCGTGGAGTGGATGGACGTGGTCCCCGGCACCCGGCCCACGCAGGCGTGGAACGCGACCGTCACCGCGACGCCCCGGCAGGGCACGTCGTACTCGGGCTCCGAGTACACGGCGCGCTACCTCGCGTGGAACGGGTCGGTCCCGGCGGGCGGCGCGGTGGAGTTCGGCTTCCAGGGCACGACGAGCGCCGCACCGCGCGACCCGATGGGGGTGCGCCTGAACGGCGAGCCCTGCACCGGCTACGTGACGCCGACGGAGGGCTGGGGCGGACCGCCGCCCTCGCCGACGCCGACCCCGACGCGGACCTGGAACCCCACGCCGCCGCCGACGCCCACGCCCACTCCCTCGCCCACGGTGCTCCCGACCACGACCCCCGCACCGACCCCGTAG